A segment of the Cheilinus undulatus linkage group 24, ASM1832078v1, whole genome shotgun sequence genome:
attctgagatcaaagtcagaatactgagatcaaaggcaggattctgagatcaaagtcaggattatgagattaaagtcaggattctgagatcaaagtcaggcttctgagatcaaatttagaattataagatcaaagtcaggattctgagatcaaagtcaggattctgagatcaaaggtaggattatgagatcaaaggcagaattctgagatcaaagtcaggattctgagatcaaagtcaggattctgagatcaaagtcaggattctgagatcaaagtcaggcttctgagatcaaaggcaggattctgagatcaaagtcaggattctgagatcaaagtcaggattctgagatcaaagtcaggcttctgagatcaaatttagaattataagatcaaagtcaggattctgagatcaaagtcaggattctgagatcaaaggcagaattctgagatcaaagtcaggattctgagatcaaagtcaggattctgagatcaaagtcaggctTCTGAGATCAAATTAAGAAttataagatcaaagtcagaatgatgagatcaaagtcaggattataaaatcaaagtcagatttATCAGATCcaagtcagaattataagatcaaagtcagatttATCACTCAGAGTcataactgattttttaaagtttttttgtttttttctgagtttcCAAGAACAAAACATGGCAGGTGAGAATCATCTAAGTTAATTGTCTCTTTATATTGTAGCAAAAGGTTAAGTTCATATTCTATTACAGTTTTtgtccttgttttgttttacttagAGACGTACCTTTGTCCTCATTTCTAAATaacattttgttgttgtttaaagtCCTATGAATCTGAGTGTTTTATGGTTAAAGGttaattctgtgtatttttaggGGAACATAACTTAGATGTGGAGGAGGGCACAGAGCAGAGGATACCTGTTTCCATGGCGATCGCCCATGATGGTTACGTCCATGAAACGGCTGACAGCGATATTGCCCTGCTGCGCCTGAGTCAACCCGTCACCCTGAACCGCCACGTTGTTCCCATCTGCCTCCCCACCAAACACCTGGCGCAGGGCGAGCTCCTGGCAACCCGTTACCATGACGTATCAGGGTGGGGCTCAAGGATCAACGGGGGGAACGAGGAGGACTCAGCCAACACCGCCCCAGTCTCGCCCTTGCTCCGTAAATTCACTGTCCCCATGATCCCCACCTCCAGGTGCTCGCCAAGCTCCGCCCAGTTCAACTTCAGCAGTAACCTGCTGTGTGCCGGGTACATGGAGATCGACCACCAAAGTTGTCGTGGAGATGATGGGAGCCCACTGGTCACACTCTACGGCTCCACCCGCTTCCTGACTGGCGTGGTAGCATGGGGGCGGGGCTGCACGCCAAAGGGGATCTATGGGGTCTACACCAACATGGCCAACTATGTGGACTGGGTGGAGGATGTCATGAAGAACCCGCCCTCTGTGGTGTCAGCCAATGAGAAACCAGCAGAGAGAGTGGCGTCTTTAGACCTGCTGGAACAGAAACACGTGTAAACAATTTTGTTTTAGGAGTCAAACCAAGACTGTCGTTGTTAGTTTAGAAAGGGGTTTGGTTTCAGCCTCTCTTTAAGGTTTCAGACTAAATGTAAAGTCCTCCAGGATTAGGAATCTGGACTAATGTCTGTAATTAATGTAACAGTGACATACTGGAAATACAAATACTGGAAAATAAACGGTGTTTGTGCACAATGAAAAGGCTTAGTTTCaagttatttatttcagaaacaTGTCAACCCAGAACTaagtataaaaacaaaataaaatcagctgtaACAGTATAACAGcaaaacatacatttatttaacaccTCATAGTAAACCCGTGTGCTATAAGCTgtaataaaagagaaaatatctgcactttaaaatactttttctcAGTAAATAAAGGCCTAACAAagcacaataaaaataaactttatcgTATTAAAACAGAAAGCATTTTCCCAGTTTGTCATATAAAACAAATCAAGAACTGTAACCCTGCTGAAAGCGTGTACAGCTACTTTTGACCCTAAAGGAATCAGCGCTATCATAATAAACCACATTAAAACGGTTATTTCAAGCATCTGAGTGCAAACAGAActacactcactgaccacttcattaggtacacctattAACAAACTTCAGCACATCGTCTGCGGCATGTCTGCGTGTCCAATGCTTCGCTTCCTGCCATGTGACTGATTAGATCATTAAAGAGCTGCTGAAAAGgcgtacctaataaagtggtcagtgagCGTACAAACCTAATACCAGGAACAGATCTGAGTGCTAAAACTTAACAGCAGAAGAGAAACAGCTTTTCCAAGCATTTCAGCGTTTACACATTGCTCAAGCTTGTTGTCGTCATGGAACGGGAAGCTTTTCAATAATTACCACAGAACAAAGCTCCCTAACCAGTAAAACATCCCCGTGTTAGCAGGAATATCCTGTTATCATTTCAGAGGGAGGAAAAAGCTGCTAGTCACGTAGCGCTGCCTTAAATGTTTGCTACTGTAACTTCTTTAGTGCAACATTCTTTTCCTAATGCTTCCCccacaacatttaaaataattcaactACCTTCTTAACAGAGCAGAAAGATAAAGATGTGCTTTCTTAAAGTGCTATGAACACATTTACATGAGGCAGAATGAAACATCCCAGAGCAAACAGACTGgagtataaaaacacaaatataataCATCCAACTTTGTTTCTTTGACTGTAAATATGTGCagaaatcagccaatcaaatgaCCTTGAAACACCACCAATGAGGGCTGAGCTTAGCGTCTCTTATCAACTCAAAAGCTTTCTTTAAGACTAATCTAAACTTGAGACCTACTTTATAGAAATAAGAGTAAAAATCAGCAATGTAAGACGGTTTGGAATGACTCTGGTGTGAGCTGGCAGCCTCTGATTGGACCGGAATGACTGCAGGTATATGAGCATGCTCAGTGTGAcccctttaaaggtcacatgtcACGCTAAATACactttcaggtttttctaacaaaaatatgtgacccctgtccacaatccccccaccctctctttctccacccttcagaaaatgtgaatgtgatgtcatgtggggagtaagccccgcccccaggatctgttggccctccccgcttggaaggaAGTTCACCCTCCTCTCCCGattgagaggaggatcaggagagccacatccatttcc
Coding sequences within it:
- the LOC121506389 gene encoding coagulation factor VII-like → MFPQQQIKLISADNPLIDYVIVFSTVVLILFLLLSVHHVSVSKGRDPCLVNPCHNNGSCVYMGTSYQCFCPAGFGGKYCERAVEDLLKCVYQNGGCEHFCDGSGEHHKCLCASGYRLGADGRQCVAEVEFPCGRRAPQEADLNQDVRVQTRLVGTNHCPRGECPWQVLLQLNGNSHCGGVLINPDWVITAAHCIHGNNPQNFTVVAGEHNLDVEEGTEQRIPVSMAIAHDGYVHETADSDIALLRLSQPVTLNRHVVPICLPTKHLAQGELLATRYHDVSGWGSRINGGNEEDSANTAPVSPLLRKFTVPMIPTSRCSPSSAQFNFSSNLLCAGYMEIDHQSCRGDDGSPLVTLYGSTRFLTGVVAWGRGCTPKGIYGVYTNMANYVDWVEDVMKNPPSVVSANEKPAERVASLDLLEQKHV